The following proteins are co-located in the Enoplosus armatus isolate fEnoArm2 chromosome 10, fEnoArm2.hap1, whole genome shotgun sequence genome:
- the gfra3 gene encoding GDNF family receptor alpha-3: protein MWLSDLVAEVLGVSPSSSPIFPFPPSPTDCVEAHRVCSADPRCEALYRGLELCAADASVSPLGEQAASECLERQDALLAKHPALLACKCQRGFRKEEQCLRIYWRVRLLPGEDELEISPYDDTLMDTRMASLVAASSFMQVDDENQCLKAAQDCGLFEKCGSLRSEYVLACTKRVPGTNRCNQHKCHRALRRFLERVPEEYSLGVLFCPCTNTLCGERRRKTIVPSCSYQEMEGLQPNCLHQQSFCRRDDLCRSRLADFLNNCQPSPLTASGCLKDSAGLCLRAYAGLIGTIMTPNYISNSSADVSLWCNCEGSGNQWQDCLRLQRMFTHNACLRNSISWMGSPGSLPADITPPPAPRPSPLVQEDELLSNNHLPEHNNIVVESEEEEELTQTEEEGDEGGQFDVIQLYSERATVSNLGSPGTGGAASLTTGPPKPMLMFLLLLSASLSWG, encoded by the exons ATGTGGTTGTCTGACCTGGTTGCTGAAGTGTTGG GCGTGTCGCCATCCTCGTCGCCCAtcttccccttccctccctcccccactgACTGCGTTGAAGCCCATAGGGTGTGCTCCGCCGACCCCCGGTGCGAGGCGCTGTACCGGGGCTTGGAGCTGTGTGCGGCCGACGCATCGGTGTCCCCGCTGGGGGAGCAGGCTGCTTCCGAGTGCCTGGAGAGACAGGACGCTCTGCTGGCCAAACACCCCGCGCTTTTGGCCTGCAAGTGCCAGCGCGGCTTCCGAAAGGAGGAGCAGTGCCTGCGCATATACTGGAGGGTTCGTCTGCTGCCAG gggAGGATGAACTGGAAATATCTCCCTATGATGACACACTAATGGATACTCGTATGGCCTCCTTAGTGGCAg CCTCATCTTTCATGCAAGTGGACGATGAGAACCAGTGCCTGAAGGCAGCGCAGGACTGCGGCCTGTTCGAGAAGTGCGGTTCTCTGCGATCAGAGTATGTGCTGGCCTGCACCAAACGGGTGCCCGGGACCAACCGATGCAACCAGCACAAGTGCCACCGAGCCCTGCGGCGCTTCCTAGAGCGGGTGCCTGAGGAGTACAGCCTGGGTGTCCTGTTCTGCCCCTGCACCAACACCCTGtgtggtgagaggaggaggaaaaccaTCGTACCCTCTTGCTCCTACCAGGAGATGGAGGGTCTGCAACCTAACTGCCTCCACCAGCAGAGCTTCTGCCGCCGAGATGACCTCTGCAG GTCCAGACTGGCTGATTTCCTTAATAACTGCCAGCCATCTCCTCTGACGGCCAGCGGCTGCCTGAAAGACTCAGCAGGCCTGTGCCTCCGAGCCTACGCTGGACTCATCG GTACCATCATGACGCCCAACTACATCAGTAACAGCTCCGCAGACGTGTCGCTCTGGTGCAACTGTGAGGGCAGTGGCAACCAGTGGCAGGACTGTCTGCGACTGCAGCGCATGTTCACCCACAACGCCTGCCTGC GTAACTCTATCAGCTGGATGGGGAGCCCCGGCTCCCTGCCTGCAGACATCaccccccctcctgctcccagGCCCTCCCCGCTGGTTCAGGAGGATGAGCTGCTGAGCAACAACCACCTGCCCGAGCACAACAACATC GTGGTggagagcgaggaagaggaggaactgacacagacggaggaggagggtgaCGAAGGTGGCCAGTTTGACGTCATCCAGCTGTACTCAGAAAGGGCCACCGTCTCCAACCTGGGCTCCCCCGGCACAGGGGGGGCTGCATCCCTTACCACTGGCCCTCCGAAACCCATGCTAATGTTCCTTCTgcttctgtctgcctccctcagCTGGGGGTAG